agatgagaaaactgagactcataGAGGGATCTaccctgctcaaggtcacaccgCTTGGGAGCACCAGGCTCAAAATTCAGATCCAGACTTGTCTGAACCCAGATGCTAAGTCTTTTCCCTCTGTCAGACCACCAGATCCTGCCCTGAAGGGGCCTATGGCCTGGCGGTGGATTACAGAAATCACCACATAAGGTCTCACGTGCTAAGCCTTAACTGTGTCATGCCTGACTCCGCCCTTTCCTTCACTCCCAGGGCCAGCCCTCACCAGGCAGGGTCGGATCTGCGGCCCAGCTTGGGAACAGCCCTGGAAGACTTCCCTCCAACCCGCCTCTGGCCCCTGGACTAGCTTAGGCCCTGGTTAACACTTGCCTGGCCCAAGGTTATTCCTCTGCCTTTAGGCCTACCGCCCACCCCCTAGCCCTCCACTCACTGAGGGTCCCTGTCCGCAGAGACCTCAGGCAGTATCAGTCCTGGGCTCAGTAATTTTCCCTGGTCCCTACTCGCTTGGGAATATAATTCAAATCGCTCTGCCAGCCATTCAAGGGTCCAGTTCCAATCTTCCTTCCCAATCCTGCCTTGAGTTAGACTCCCTTCAAGCACCCACAGGGCTCTCCCACCTCAACCGGCTACACAGCACCCCTGTCTTTGCCTGTGCTGGCTCTTCTGCCAGAAATGCAACCTTTACCTAGCCTCTTCCTAAAACCCTCTAAAATGTAACTCCAGTACTACCCCCCTCTTGACTCCCCCTGACTCACAGGACAAGGGATTATCTCTCCTGCGCCTGGCTCTGGCTCGTCAACATTTGGTGCTCCCGTGGCCAGCTCTCCCTAGGCTGGGACTCCCCAAGTCATTGTCTAAGCACACAGGTCTTCTGAGACAGATTGGTACTGGGTGCTAAGTTCTGCAGAAACTGGGGagaagtgtgtgtgcatgggggtgggtgcagagagAGGCCCACAGAAGGCTTCATTCAGAAAGGCAACAGAGAACAGCGTCAGAGAGCACAGGATCTAGAGCCTGACTGCCGGGGTTCAAATCCAGCTTTACCTCTTCCCAGCTAAGTGGCTTTGGGCagattacttaacttctctgggcctcagctgtcTCATCTGAAAAAGGGAGATGATTAGAACACCTACTTCCACGGCGTGCTGTAGAGAGTAAATGAATGATCATATATGTAAAACGCAccgagaacagtgcctggtacgcTGTACGTGCTCAGTAAGGGTTTACTGCTATTGTTACAAGCCAGGCCCTGAGAAGGGCACGGCCCCCCAATCTGTACCTAATTTCCAGGTATGTACTCCAGGCGCCACTTGCACCCCTGTTGGAAGATAGGCAGGGaattagccccattttatagaccgGGAGCCAGGGCTCACTCAGCCCCATCCCCCTACATAACCaacccctcccccagccaggccAGGTGCAGCACactgcacgcacacacacacacacacccctacatgAGGGCCCAGGCAGTAAAGGTGAGGAAAACCTGTTCTGAGCAATCTGCCTAGTGAGCGAATTCCATTCCCAGACCCTTCCACAGTGGCAGAAGCAGTGCCGTGTGCGTCACAGAGGAGCAGGAAAAGCAGAGGTACTCagaaggggggcagagagagggtgaagcaggaGGATGGGATTGAAAACTTcgtgtttcttttttccatttcagtgACAAGAGTCACACCCGGCCTTTACATAAACATGTCCAAGAAGCCACCCTGTCCAAATGTGGTTTCCTTGCAGCCACCAGGCCTCTCCTCTCGGTGACCCTGACACGCTGGGCAGGCCTCGAGGGGGGCAAGCACTCAGACCCCGAACAGAGCCTGACTGGGCCACCTCGCCACCACCCAGGCCTCCCGCCTGCTGCCCTTGCTCTGCCCCATGTTTATCTGCCTGCCTCCTTCGTAACACAGCCCCACAGCAGCCCCACACGGCCACTGAAACGCGCAGAAGACAGACACGCACACGGCTAGTGGCTGATCTCCCAAGTCTGAGGCCCACATTGCCCTTGTCAcgccacctccctccccacaagTGTTTTCTGACCAGCTCGCTGCCCAGTCCAAGAGCACGGACAGGCTCCCACAAACAACGTCACAAAAGAATCCCATAGAGAATGTTACAGACACACAACCTTCCCCTCGCCCAGCTGCCCACGATCCCATAAACACAACCGGCACATTCCACCTGGAGCCCCTCACACGGCGGTGCCCTGCTGCCCTACAGGTACCTGGGACACACCCTGGGGCTTCTCCCAGGCCCCAGATCATCAGGACTTGAGTTACAGACGTGCTGCCCCCATGCAACTCACTCAACACACAGATCCACAGACACATCCTGTGggccatccttgccaacaccagACCACACCTTGGCGGGGCCACGGAAAGGGGACCCGGACGTGACACCTTCCGACCCAAAGGTACACAACAGGCCCCTTGGAACAGGCACATACACGCTGCACTCTGGTGCCCTCCACAGCACACACATTAACCACGCCAGCTATGCAGAAAACAACAGTTCATAAATAGTTCATGTGCGCAGCAAAAGACACATACGTGCAAGAAAACACATGCTGgcaaaaaacatacataaaaccaCACATCTGACAAACTCCGCATGGATTGTGCCCTGCTTTCCAATGCGGACCTGTCACCCAAAGCCAGGGGGCCACATCTTGTAATTTTGCCCCGCACCACTGGACACccctccatcaggctctctgtgccCGTGGCTCTGGGAGGGCCCTGCCCGGACCCCCTGGCTGCCAGACCAACAAACAGTGGTGCCCGGGAGAGGTTTACCTTGCCCCACAACTCAGCAGGAGACACACAATCTCCAGGGCTCGCAGCCACAAGCCTGCCCCGACGGCACGACGGCTCCGGGGCCCCCGCTCGCCCTGCGCACCCCGCACACCCCAACTCCGGGGCGCCGGgcggcccacccctccccctctctgcctgGCTCCTACGCCATCGCCCTCCCAGCAGCTTTGCAGCGCCGGCCCGGGCTCAcacccgccccaccccacccccaacctgccCCCCGGGGGGGGGCACCCGGCTGCAGAATTAACccttggggaggggaaggagcgcggccccctccccgggcccggccgatcgcgccccccgccgccgccgccgggtcGGACGCCGCACCGGGGCCCCCTTAGTcgccccccgcgccgcgcgcGCCTGGAGGCGGGGCCAAGCTCAGCCCCCGACCCCGAGCCCCCAGGTCAAGCCCGGAGGGGAGACGGCACCGCGCGGGGCGCGGCTCGGGCCCCCGCTGCGCCGGGCAGCGTGGAGGGGGCCCGGCCGTTGGCTCCGGTCCGCCCTGGCCCTGCCCGGTTCGCCCCGGGGCCCACCTGACTGCGATGGCGCCGCGTCCGCCAGGCCCGGCTCATCCCCGTGGCCGCCCCCGGCCGCTCCGGTTTCGCCCGCCTCcagctccggctccggctcctgccccggccccccccagcgcccggccccggcccggccccgccgccgccgctgccgccgctgaCATCATcggctcccccccgccccggtcctacccccacccccacccccggaaaCAGTACCCCccccagcgccgccgccgccgagagGAGGCCGGCGCCGCGCAGCCGATACCGACGCGGGGCTCCGGGCTCGGGCTCCGGGGCGAGCGCGCCCGACGGCCTCGGCCCAGACCGATCCCCGTACCGGCACGGCGCAGGAGCGCGGGGCTGCCGGACCGCTGGGCACCGGGCGAGTGGGCCTGGCCGCCGCAGCCCCTCGGGCCCTCACGACCCCCCACTCCCGGGCAAGGgacgcccccccccacccgccccctgcACGCCCTTCACTCGGCGGCGGGTCCCGGAGCACGCACACCCTCTCGCAGACACACAACATGGCAGGCTCACAATCCGGCCCAGGGGGACCCACAGACCCGGGCTCAGCACTCTCATGGGGGCGCGGGGGAGGGAGCAGCCCTGGACCCAGGCACATGCCCACCCTCCCCAGATATGCACAGGGCCCCCCAGCAGGCTGGCGGCCAGGCAGGCCCCAGCCCTCCACAGCAAGCACACTAAATGACTACCAGTGCAGATGGACACGCAGCTTCCTATTTTGTCCCCACCGGCAGGAATATCCACATCTATGTACTTCTGCATAAATGCAGAGGCCCTGGCGCGTGCCTCCTGGGAGGGCACCAACAAAACGCCAGGTGCAAGCTCACGCACAAGAAACACACATTCCTGAAACTCCAGAGGGACAGTCCCAGAGACTCCTCCCTGGCGTTCAAAAATTCAAAACTCGGGACACAGAGAAGCCAGGCCTCAGAGCTCCTTCCCGCAAAACGGTTCTGAAACAAGGTGAGACGTAAGTAAATAACTTAATATGAAGCCAAAGGAGTCTCATCACAGAGCTACTCATAAAAGAGAACGAGACCAACTGTGGGGCCGGAGAGACAGACAAAGCAAGCCAGGTTGGAAACAATGAGAAACTaggcccacccccacctcaggaAGGTTCCAGGGAAgaacctcccacccccacctcaggaAGGTTCCAGGGAAGAACCCCACTCCCACTCCAACCAGGTCACAAGGGCTGGAGCTCTGAAGGGCCCAGGCCCCCTGAGCCAGGAGTCGAGGAGGAAGTCCAAGGATAGATGGTGAGTGTGGGGGTCAGGGAGGCAAAGCCCCCTTCCCTGTAGCTCCTGGCCACTCCCTTTTGTCTTCCCCTTAAACCTCCCGGCTGTCCTGGAGACACCTACAAATGAAACTCACAATGGTGTACCCAGATGTCCCCCCACCGGAACCTGTGACATCACACAGACACGCAGCATCTGaggctgcctccccttccccaaaccGACAGAGCACCCCTGagtcctctctttcttctctcctggaCAGCATACCCAGAGAAACGCGATGCTCCAGGACCACTCACCCCGTTTCGTGCTTTAGAGAGACCCAAGGCCCACACTGTACCACTTCATCCAGTTACAGGCCCCTTCTAGCTGCTGGGAGCCCTCCTCAGCAAGGCAGCCTGGCCCGCTACTGTCCTGCGAGGTCTCTGACCCCAGCCTGGGTTCCGCCCTGCCCGGGTCCCCCTAATGCCCGAGCTCCTTTCTCCCTCACAGGCTGGCAGTCACCCCTACTTCAACCTGCCCGACTTCACCCAGCCATCACCGCCCTCCACTCCGCCCAGCCTCCCCTCGCACCAGCGCTGCCGGCCCTCCGACGCCACCAAGGGCCTGCTTGTGGCCCTGCTGGGTGGGGGCCTGCCCGCTGGCTTCGTGGGCCCCTTCTCCCGTATGGCTTACCAGGCTTCTCACTTACCCTCGCTGGAGCTGCTCATCTGTCGCTGTCTCTTCCACCTCCCCATTGCCCTGATACTTAAACTGCGTGGTGACCCACTGTTGGGGCCTCCTGATGTCCGGGGCCGGGCCTGCCTCCACGCCCTGCTCAACGTCCTCAGCATTGGATGCGCCTACAGCGCCGTTCAGGTGGTGCCTGCTGGCAACGCGGCCACGGTCCGCAAAGGTTCTTCCACCGTCTGCTCTGCCCTCCTCGCCCTTTGCCTCGAGAGCCAGGGCCTCAGCGGCTACGACTGGTGTGGCCTGTTGGGCAGCACCCTGGGACTCATCATCATTGTGGGACCTGGACTAGGGACACTGCAGGAGGGGACCACGGGCCTCTACACCGCCCTGGGCTACGTACTAGCGTTCCTGGGCGGCCTGGCACTGTCGCTGGGGCTTCTGGTGTATCGCTCCCTGGACTTCCCCTCTTGCCTACCCACAGTGGCCTTCCTGTTTGGCCTGGTGGGGCTGGTGGGGTCTGTGCCGGGCCTCTTTGTCCTGCAGACGCCTGTGCTGCCCAATGATCCTCTGAGTTGGAGCTGCGTGGGGGCAGTGGGGATCCTGGCCCTGGTctcctttgtgtgtgtgagcTATGCAGTCACTAAGGCCCACCCCGCCCTGGTGTGCGCCGTCCTGCACTCTGAGGTCGTGGTGGCCCTCATGTTGCAGTATTATGTACTCTATGAGACCGTGGCACCTTCTGACAtcatgggggcaggggtggtgttGGGCAGCATCGCCATCATCACCGCCCAGAACCTCAGCTGtgagagggaagggcaggtggAGGAATGAGATCAGACTTGAgagcctgggggttgggggggtgggcagggggaaatAGGAGGAGGAGA
This window of the Canis lupus dingo isolate Sandy chromosome 5, ASM325472v2, whole genome shotgun sequence genome carries:
- the SLC35G6 gene encoding solute carrier family 35 member G6 isoform X1, coding for MPELLSPSQAGSHPYFNLPDFTQPSPPSTPPSLPSHQRCRPSDATKGLLVALLGGGLPAGFVGPFSRMAYQASHLPSLELLICRCLFHLPIALILKLRGDPLLGPPDVRGRACLHALLNVLSIGCAYSAVQVVPAGNAATVRKGSSTVCSALLALCLESQGLSGYDWCGLLGSTLGLIIIVGPGLGTLQEGTTGLYTALGYVLAFLGGLALSLGLLVYRSLDFPSCLPTVAFLFGLVGLVGSVPGLFVLQTPVLPNDPLSWSCVGAVGILALVSFVCVSYAVTKAHPALVCAVLHSEVVVALMLQYYVLYETVAPSDIMGAGVVLGSIAIITAQNLSCEREGQVEE
- the SLC35G6 gene encoding solute carrier family 35 member G6 isoform X2, which encodes MAGSHPYFNLPDFTQPSPPSTPPSLPSHQRCRPSDATKGLLVALLGGGLPAGFVGPFSRMAYQASHLPSLELLICRCLFHLPIALILKLRGDPLLGPPDVRGRACLHALLNVLSIGCAYSAVQVVPAGNAATVRKGSSTVCSALLALCLESQGLSGYDWCGLLGSTLGLIIIVGPGLGTLQEGTTGLYTALGYVLAFLGGLALSLGLLVYRSLDFPSCLPTVAFLFGLVGLVGSVPGLFVLQTPVLPNDPLSWSCVGAVGILALVSFVCVSYAVTKAHPALVCAVLHSEVVVALMLQYYVLYETVAPSDIMGAGVVLGSIAIITAQNLSCEREGQVEE
- the SLC35G6 gene encoding solute carrier family 35 member G6 isoform X3; its protein translation is MAYQASHLPSLELLICRCLFHLPIALILKLRGDPLLGPPDVRGRACLHALLNVLSIGCAYSAVQVVPAGNAATVRKGSSTVCSALLALCLESQGLSGYDWCGLLGSTLGLIIIVGPGLGTLQEGTTGLYTALGYVLAFLGGLALSLGLLVYRSLDFPSCLPTVAFLFGLVGLVGSVPGLFVLQTPVLPNDPLSWSCVGAVGILALVSFVCVSYAVTKAHPALVCAVLHSEVVVALMLQYYVLYETVAPSDIMGAGVVLGSIAIITAQNLSCEREGQVEE